One Nerophis ophidion isolate RoL-2023_Sa linkage group LG06, RoL_Noph_v1.0, whole genome shotgun sequence genomic region harbors:
- the LOC133554327 gene encoding monocarboxylate transporter 2-like isoform X1, translating into MKRLAVGPLSGRQSHSGTATHFIGRPEHLRIVQRPKSNMPPEAETSLGYIPPDGGWGWAVVFAAFISIGFAYAFPKSLTIYYKEIQEYFSVSYSQIAWVSSVMLASMYAGGPVSSILVNRYGSRPVVMVGGVMVGCAMVLASFGTTIFHLYLCVGVIGGFGLAFNLQPALTIIGTYFHMKRPMANGLAMTGSPVFLFALAPLNQYLFDSFGWRGSFLILGAIVSNCCVAGSLMRPVNKKVQPQLKTEPDESNDAEKMPIDNQAAESLDEGKKKGCVQKFIDVSLFKHRGFLIYIIGNVVMTLGLFAPVVFLAPYAKNEGIDEYSAAFLLSIFALVDMFARPATGFIGNMKWIRPRIQYLFSFAVSYNGVCHLLCPLASGYVGLVIYAVFFGMAFGMVCSLLFEALMDLVGAHRFSSAVGLVTIIQCGPVLLGPPLSGALVDIFGDYKYMYYMCGVFMLAPGMFFFIMHYYNYKKLDDEQRQRLAAEKRNCKEAG; encoded by the exons ATGAAAAGACTTGCAGTAGGGCCTCTATCAGGGCGGCAGTCACACTCCGGCACAGCAACACACTTCATTGGCCGGCCAGAACACTTAAGAATTGTGCAGAG GCCTAAATCCAACATGCCGCCGGAAGCAGAAACCAGTCTGGGCTACATTCCTCCTGACGGAGGCTGGGGCTGGGCCGTCGTCTTCGCGGCCTTTATCTCCATTGGATTTGCTTACGCCTTTCCCAAGTCGCTCACCATCTACTACAAGGAGATTCAAGAATATTTTTCTGTTTCCTACAGCCAGATTGCTTGGGTGTCCTCGGTCATGCTTGCATCAATGTATGCTGGAG GGCCCGTGAGCAGCATTCTTGTGAATCGCTATGGCAGCAGACCCGTGGTCATGGTTGGTGGGGTAATGGTTGGCTGTGCTATGGTGCTCGCCTCTTTTGGAACAACTATCTTCCATCTGTACCTCTGCGTTGGAGTAATTGGAG GTTTTGGCCTTGCCTTCAACCTGCAGCCAGCTCTGACCATCATTGGAACATACTTCCACATGAAAAGGCCAATGGCGAACGGGCTGGCGATGACGGGAAGTCCAGTGTTTCTGTTCGCTCTGGCTCCTCTGAACCAGTATCTCTTTGATTCCTTTGGCTGGAGAGGAAGCTTTCTAATCTTGGGAGCCATTGTTTCGAACTGTTGCGTTGCTGGTTCTCTGATGAGACCCGTCAACAAAAAAGTGCAACCGCAACTAAAAACTGAGCCGGATGAGAGCAATGATGCAGAAAAAATGCCTATAGACAACCAAGCTGCAGAAAGCCTCGACGAGGGCAAGAAGAAGGGGTGTGTGCAGAAGTTCATAGACGTCTCGCTCTTCAAACACAGGGGATTCCTCATTTATATCATCGGTAATGTGGTCATGACCCTTGGCCTTTTTGCGCCTGTGGTCTTCTTAGCCCCGTATGCCAAAAATGAAGGCATTGATGAATATTCAGCAGCATtcttgctctccatttttgcccTAGTAGACATGTTTGCTCGACCAGCAACCGGCTTCATCGGCAATATGAAGTGGATACGACCAAGAATCCAATATTTATTCAGCTTTGCTGTATCCTACAATGGAGTATGTCACCTTCTGTGCCCACTGGCGTCTGGATatgtgggccttgttatctatgcCGTCTTTTTTGGGATGGCATTCGGGATGGTGTGTTCTCTGCTCTTTGAGGCGTTGATGGACCTAGTGGGTGCTCATCGTTTCTCCAGTGCAGTTGGACTTGTCACCATTATCCAGTGCGGCCCGGTGCTTCTCGGCCCTCCACTTTCAG GAGCTCTAGTTGATATTTTTGGGGACTACAAGTACATGTACTACATGTGTGGTGTGTTTATGCTGGCGCCAGGCATGTTTTTCTTCATTATgcactactacaactacaagaaGCTGGACGATGAGCAGCGGCAGCGGTTGGCTGCGGAAAAGAGGAATTGCAAAGAGGCTGGCTAG
- the LOC133554327 gene encoding monocarboxylate transporter 2-like isoform X2, with amino-acid sequence MPPEAETSLGYIPPDGGWGWAVVFAAFISIGFAYAFPKSLTIYYKEIQEYFSVSYSQIAWVSSVMLASMYAGGPVSSILVNRYGSRPVVMVGGVMVGCAMVLASFGTTIFHLYLCVGVIGGFGLAFNLQPALTIIGTYFHMKRPMANGLAMTGSPVFLFALAPLNQYLFDSFGWRGSFLILGAIVSNCCVAGSLMRPVNKKVQPQLKTEPDESNDAEKMPIDNQAAESLDEGKKKGCVQKFIDVSLFKHRGFLIYIIGNVVMTLGLFAPVVFLAPYAKNEGIDEYSAAFLLSIFALVDMFARPATGFIGNMKWIRPRIQYLFSFAVSYNGVCHLLCPLASGYVGLVIYAVFFGMAFGMVCSLLFEALMDLVGAHRFSSAVGLVTIIQCGPVLLGPPLSGALVDIFGDYKYMYYMCGVFMLAPGMFFFIMHYYNYKKLDDEQRQRLAAEKRNCKEAG; translated from the exons ATGCCGCCGGAAGCAGAAACCAGTCTGGGCTACATTCCTCCTGACGGAGGCTGGGGCTGGGCCGTCGTCTTCGCGGCCTTTATCTCCATTGGATTTGCTTACGCCTTTCCCAAGTCGCTCACCATCTACTACAAGGAGATTCAAGAATATTTTTCTGTTTCCTACAGCCAGATTGCTTGGGTGTCCTCGGTCATGCTTGCATCAATGTATGCTGGAG GGCCCGTGAGCAGCATTCTTGTGAATCGCTATGGCAGCAGACCCGTGGTCATGGTTGGTGGGGTAATGGTTGGCTGTGCTATGGTGCTCGCCTCTTTTGGAACAACTATCTTCCATCTGTACCTCTGCGTTGGAGTAATTGGAG GTTTTGGCCTTGCCTTCAACCTGCAGCCAGCTCTGACCATCATTGGAACATACTTCCACATGAAAAGGCCAATGGCGAACGGGCTGGCGATGACGGGAAGTCCAGTGTTTCTGTTCGCTCTGGCTCCTCTGAACCAGTATCTCTTTGATTCCTTTGGCTGGAGAGGAAGCTTTCTAATCTTGGGAGCCATTGTTTCGAACTGTTGCGTTGCTGGTTCTCTGATGAGACCCGTCAACAAAAAAGTGCAACCGCAACTAAAAACTGAGCCGGATGAGAGCAATGATGCAGAAAAAATGCCTATAGACAACCAAGCTGCAGAAAGCCTCGACGAGGGCAAGAAGAAGGGGTGTGTGCAGAAGTTCATAGACGTCTCGCTCTTCAAACACAGGGGATTCCTCATTTATATCATCGGTAATGTGGTCATGACCCTTGGCCTTTTTGCGCCTGTGGTCTTCTTAGCCCCGTATGCCAAAAATGAAGGCATTGATGAATATTCAGCAGCATtcttgctctccatttttgcccTAGTAGACATGTTTGCTCGACCAGCAACCGGCTTCATCGGCAATATGAAGTGGATACGACCAAGAATCCAATATTTATTCAGCTTTGCTGTATCCTACAATGGAGTATGTCACCTTCTGTGCCCACTGGCGTCTGGATatgtgggccttgttatctatgcCGTCTTTTTTGGGATGGCATTCGGGATGGTGTGTTCTCTGCTCTTTGAGGCGTTGATGGACCTAGTGGGTGCTCATCGTTTCTCCAGTGCAGTTGGACTTGTCACCATTATCCAGTGCGGCCCGGTGCTTCTCGGCCCTCCACTTTCAG GAGCTCTAGTTGATATTTTTGGGGACTACAAGTACATGTACTACATGTGTGGTGTGTTTATGCTGGCGCCAGGCATGTTTTTCTTCATTATgcactactacaactacaagaaGCTGGACGATGAGCAGCGGCAGCGGTTGGCTGCGGAAAAGAGGAATTGCAAAGAGGCTGGCTAG